The DNA window AAGGCTTATACCATGCATGCGACGGCTGGGGCGGGAGACATCGTGGTGACGCCGGCATGCATGCTGATGCTGTGGCTGCCACGGCTACGGCCATTGCACCGCCCGGGCTGAAGAAGAAGGAGCTCAGGATTCCGGAGGGAGGGAGCGACAAGGTCCGTCTGATCTGCTCCCCAGGATTAACGAGTCGTCGGCGACCAAAGATAAGATGCTACTCCACTACCCAGCCGATCGAGTActaattcttaattaatttttgcaTCTAATTTCTTTCTCCTTGTACACAGTACGCGTAAACACGACATACTCActctgtccctaaatatttgacgccgttaacttcTTGACACATGGTTGGccgttcgttttattcaaattttttatgtaaaatatgtaaagctgtatatatgcataaaatatatttaacaataaataaaatgatataaaaaataattaataattatatattttttcaataagacaaatagttaaacgtgtataaaaatatcatctgCCTCAGTCATTTAGGATGGAGGTATGTAGTACTATACTACTATGCAAGGGTACCGGCCGGTTGTAGTGTGTCTCTGTCACGTTGATTATTCGTTTACCAGCTCTTCTCCTTGTCCTATCGCatgatattttgtttcttcagaTTTGGTGTTTGCTTTGTTCTACGGACAATGTTGTCacaaaggagagaaaaaaaaaagagagaaagagcaTTGaattggtgttttttttttttggagtaaCTGCATTGGCCTTTTGGATGCTTATTCAACCAAACTTTCTCCAAAGTGACAAGCCATTTTATCAGATTGGTGTTGTCCAGCATATCTAATCACCGCCAATATGAAGATACGTACCATTCTCTTTTTCCCATTTTCTTCAAACTGCCAACTAGTAGTACCTAAGAATGAGATGGCTCCCTCCATGACAATGTTTTCGGGTCGATTTGGGACACAGTAATTAAGTATTTCTAAACGTCGGAactgttcaatttttttctttacatctatgtttattttctGACTATAGATATTTTACATGtgtgcttatatttattaacatttatataaatatagtcgATGACAGAAAGTGTTGGGAGGAGGAAGTAGTGTACTCCTTTTGCCAAGTAATAgtaatagtaataataataatagtaataataataatgtattccctctattttatttgTCCTAAGCCAAACCTCTTTATCagatttatctaaaaacataggaatatatccaacacaaaataaatatactataaaatatattccatAGTAGATTTGGGCGTTTCTTTTCTCTCATTTCCCAACTTCTACTTGCTCGTTTTCTgtgtaaactttttttaaactgataaacggtatgttttttggcaccaaaaaaataaaagttgctttaataATTACGTTAATGCATCTTTAAGTTTTTTTGAgctgatttttaattaatcaagcaCCAATACATTGCTCTGTTTTCTGTGCCATGCAAGATTCCCATCCCTCTCCCCCAAAATAGCCTTAATCgaactaatttggtgttgttgatgttggtatattttttataaggtTGGTAAAATTTAAAGAGATTTAATTTAGAATGAATCTAAAGTGACTCTTATCCGAAGTGATGcctaatttattatatagttattttagaaaatgaagAGCTTGACTTGACTGTGGAGTAgtatctaattttttgttgCCATAACTTCCCTTTAGAACCATCcggcctcatcttttcaattctacttattcttataagctaaaatttaaattttaatcttaaatttagattatatttgtgtgttttttattgcattttattttttagccttgtcttttagatcgctacaaacacatatataaaaattttatttataaattatttttcatttgcaaatacgtcgttttgctttttttttttttgaaaaaagtaaacaatcaccccatcgTTTTCTAGATAATCCTTAAAAGAAACTTAAAGCATAGCATCTTAACGTTATGTATATTTTGCAGAGTAGCAAACTTGTATGGGTTAATTTGGTGGAAAGCAAAATTGAGTACAAGAGTCAAAGGAGGTTTAAAAGGGTCTACATGACTGATGACTGCGCACCAAACTATGGCTGTACAGTACCATTCATGAATTTCTGGCATGATGTTGCTCTCAGATATTCTGGTATCATTTTCCATCTTCATTTTGCAAGATCAAAATACAATTCGGAACCAGTAGGCTTAATTCGCAGAGTGGGTAGCACATAAACAAATTCCTACTTCCACTCCTATCACTGTCTTGTGTTGCTGTTGCTTGCACCACATTCAGAAGTAAACTTGAAACAATGTAATCtattctctctatttttttggtCTTGGACATGTTTATAGGAGTCTGTTTCTTCTGTTTTGCAacaagtaaatatttatgcatTTAAAGTAGTTGGAAACTAATCTTGTTTGTACCACACACACCAAAGGAGCTGGATCAATTAAGaattttatgattgaatttcACATGGAAGTAATCAAGCAACATTGTTTTATTACTCCTAGCTTCATGCGGAGAGCAGTGGTGCGAATTGATCTGCCAGACTCTTGACAGTCGTAGGGGAAACTGCAGACTCCCCACCAAGGTACCATTTCTGAATCATCTCAGCCACATTGTTGTTATCCACTGTCAGTTTCGCCTCGCTCTTGCCTTCTGTCACAAATGATATCTGCACATATGCATATTTTTGGCTTCAGCTACTAGTTACAAGAACAAAGATTTCATCATTGAATCAAACCAAGATGGTCGAATGGAGCAAAAGGATTATTATACCTCTGCAATTCCAGGAGTGGTAGGGAAGTGGAAGGTGAGGACAGAGTTGGGCTTGAAATACTTATACTGGAAGAATTCAGTCACCTTCTCCAgcgcctcttcttcctcctcctcgaactTGTCCACTGCCACCAGACGGTCGCGCACAGAGCTCTCCAGCTGCACGCCATACTGCGATCCTTTGATCTCCTTGATCACCACGATCCTGAACAGTTTCTCCACAGGAGCTACCACATGTGCACACACCATCAATTAACATCATTCACtggaataaagaaaaaaaattttgttgcagTAATGCattcctattttatttttgtagaaTATAACATCagaaattttttctatgaacTCTAGGGAGATGCTATTGACATTTGACAATATGTTATACTGTAGATTCTGAAGTGCGAATCTGAATGATAGAGTCATGTTAATTACCAAAAACTAGGGCCTGAAAGAAGCCAGCATCTTGCACAAGCTCCTCGGCCTTCTTGCCCTTCCAACTCTCCAAATGCCCTAGTACACTCTCCTTGTCGAGATACACCCCAATTGCGTTGTATTTGATCTGAAGGAAATGGATCTCGATGTCTGTCACGCCTGCAATAATTAGTTGTTTCAAAGGCGTTTAATTAGAGGCTGCTGTAGTTAACTGATTTTAGTTAACTGATTAATCCATCGGCAGCTTAATTAGTTACCATGAGCTAGGAATGACAGTGGCTTGGTGCGGGTGATCTCCTGAGGAAATGGAATGCCCTCCACCTCCACAGTGGCCATCTCTGTGCCCACTGCACTTGCGTCAGTCATTAAAACCCAACTAATTCAAAAATTGTAATTACAAGCACATGCAAGgttatatttttagacatttttttatacacaagTATAATTCAACATCATGTACATGTTTACATCTGTGAcacaatctctctctctaattGTACAAGCTAATGCAAAGTCTGAAATCACTCAAAGTGGACGAAAGACATGTTACTACTAGCTTTCAACTAGTAAGGAAACAATCAGAATGCAGAGAGAGATCGACTTACTTTCTTCTGTAGAGGTCAATTAGCAACGGAGCCAAAAGGAGGTTGGAAATCGAGACTATTTTCGCTCCTTGTGATGAACAGATACTGCTAATTGTTGATGAgagaaacagagagagagcTGATGAAGAGGAACGAAAGAGCGTGAGGAGAAGgagatatttttattggtGATGACAAAGGGTTGATGCAGGCAAGGGGGTAGGTTGGAGAAGGAGAGCacagaaaaaagagaggtgGCACATTTGAGACTGTCAGATACACCTACCACTCCCAAACCCaactaaataatcaaataagagcTCTAAATTGCTGATGGATTGGTAGGTAGCATATTACTAGAGAGATCGCGGCCAAAGCAACAGCCTCACACCAAACGATGCAATGCAAGCAGTCTCAGCTTAACAAGATTAGTGGCAAGCTTTTTTTCAACGTCTCCTCGTACCACAAACgtacaaaatcaaattttacctCTATTAGTTCAAACGAAAAACAAGCCTAACTGTTTTACGGGTATAGTAATCAGAGTTTAATTTActgttttgtgaaaatttacataggttgaattataatatgtttgtttGTGCAGTGCTATACTACATATTAAtctttattgttattttttttaatttcttcacaATGATTAGATGATATGCACAAACGTTCTCAGTCgtttgtgtaaattttgatgGGCCTAAACTGATGCTGGGACGATGGGCTCCAACCTCAGTCGCCTTGCCTTATCATCGTCTACATCACAGAGCCACTGACGCAGCATCACAGGCAGCTACCATGGCTGCTTCTCTCCGCCAcctctccacctccgccgcagcaccccaccaccgccgccctaACTCCTTccaccgcctcgccctcgccgctcCACCGCCTCTCCGTTCCCGTCTCACCCGTACTTAATCATCCTTGTTAATTTCTTTCTGCTGctcccatcccatcccatcccaacttcttcttcttcattttctttctcaacTTTCAGGGGTGTATGCGCTATCCAGCAACGATATCAGGGCGGGCTCCAACGTCGAGGTGGACGGCGCTCCCTGGAAGGTTCTTGGTTCGTAACACAACctcttcttcttttattttttcttttccccacTGTACACATTGTATATACCTAAGTTGGGGTATGATATTTCACCTTTTTAGTTGGAACGTTTggccattcgtcttatttaaaaaattaataaaatataaaaaaaataagttgtgcttaaagtttttttttataataaagcaagtcacaagcaaaataaataatattttcataattttttaaataagacgaatgatcaaacattgcaaataaaaaaattaaacatcttatattatgaaatggagggagtagaaatCTGAATGTAATATAGCACTAGACTACTAGTGCCATTTGTTGCACATACCTCGTGAAGCGACCGTTTTCACTATTTCAAGCCAATGTGTACGTGCCCCCCCTCTCCTACTCAACTTTGGTGAGGTACATTACTATGTTCGTTCATTCTCAGAGGGGGGAAACTTCTGCCTTTGTTTCTCTATCACGTTCTAGGAATGAAAATCCTCTTTTATACAACTGTCAATCCATGTTGTCCTAAACCAATGTGCCACTGTACTGCACTGCAGTAATTTCAATGCCTTTTAGTGTGCACTTGAGAAAATTTGCTTCTGTTGATTTGATTTCCTCAATCTTTACATCCAGCTCGCTGCAATATGTGgatgttgttttctttctcaACTATTTCCCAATTCTCAAACAACTTGGCACTATGTTCCTTCGATTACTACAATGGAATGATAAAAGCATACTGAAGTACTTCTGAAATGAGCTTTACTGTTTTGTTTCTTATGCttaatcaaaataaatttcatgtttTTGACACAATTTTACGCAAACCTATAtctgtgaaaaataaaaggttcaaTTACTTGCCATCTATTGCTGATTTATTCCATttttgtttagattagatGGTTGATATAAGAAATATATCATAGAATCTTTTTCTCTCCATGCAACAACAGAATTCCTCCACGTCAAGCCTGGAAAAGGTGCTGCTTTTGTAAGAACAAAAATGCGCAATTATATCACCGGCAACACAGTTGACAAAACATTTCGAGCTGGAAGTACGGTAATTCAAACAGAAACTCACCTTTCTAAACCTGTAGAAATACCCATTTTCTGTCTATCAATACTTCATTTGCCTTAGCTAATCAAAAGGTAACTATACTTTGTAGAATTGATTATGTTTTTGTCTCCTGCAAGTTTCCTTTGCTAAGCAACTGATGTGATACTCATCCACTCCTTCAGTGTGTTCTAACAAATAACAGTTATTCttcgtttttcttttagatcccAGAAGCATCCATTTCAAAGGAAACTAAGCAATTTACCTACAAGGATGGATCGCAGTTTGTGTTCATGGATCTGGTGCATGTTCAGCTTTATTCAAACATGTCATGAGAAAAGTAGTTGCTAGCTCTCTGTATGCTTCATATGCAATGGAAAACTTgtgtttaaactttaaacaacctGCTAACCTGATGAACTTATGGTACTTTAGAGATTAGAAGAATATGAATTAAACATGTGCTTTCTTCGGAAAAATGAATGGAACTCATGTTTATCCCTTTCCACTTTCCAGACTAGCTTTGAAGAAACTCGGTTAAATGAGTCAGATGTTGGTGACAGGCAGAAATGGTTGAAAGAGGGGATGGACTGCAATTTGCTATACTGGAATGGACGGGTATttcctgttttatttttacataatcTTCAGTCCAAATCCAATCAATTAATAGGCTAGttcatatttttactattttgctTCGAAATCTTGATAGCGTGCTGTTTGGCTATGTTATGCATTCTCGCACAGAACAGGGTATTGATCACTGACAGTACTATGCTATGCAGATCATCGACTTTGATCTCCCCATCACAGTTAGGCTGA is part of the Oryza brachyantha chromosome 11, ObraRS2, whole genome shotgun sequence genome and encodes:
- the LOC102722986 gene encoding probable chalcone--flavonone isomerase 3 isoform X1 — its product is MGTEMATVEVEGIPFPQEITRTKPLSFLAHGVTDIEIHFLQIKYNAIGVYLDKESVLGHLESWKGKKAEELVQDAGFFQALVFAPVEKLFRIVVIKEIKGSQYGVQLESSVRDRLVAVDKFEEEEEEALEKVTEFFQYKYFKPNSVLTFHFPTTPGIAEISFVTEGKSEAKLTVDNNNVAEMIQKWYLGGESAVSPTTVKSLADQFAPLLSA
- the LOC102699631 gene encoding elongation factor P-like gives rise to the protein MLGRWAPTSVALPYHRLHHRATDAASQAATMAASLRHLSTSAAAPHHRRPNSFHRLALAAPPPLRSRLTRVYALSSNDIRAGSNVEVDGAPWKVLEFLHVKPGKGAAFVRTKMRNYITGNTVDKTFRAGSTIPEASISKETKQFTYKDGSQFVFMDLTSFEETRLNESDVGDRQKWLKEGMDCNLLYWNGRIIDFDLPITVRLTVTDTDPGQGDSAQGGTKPATVETGAVVTVPSFVNVGDDILIDSRTGQYMNRA
- the LOC102722986 gene encoding probable chalcone--flavonone isomerase 3 isoform X2 — translated: MATVEVEGIPFPQEITRTKPLSFLAHGVTDIEIHFLQIKYNAIGVYLDKESVLGHLESWKGKKAEELVQDAGFFQALVFAPVEKLFRIVVIKEIKGSQYGVQLESSVRDRLVAVDKFEEEEEEALEKVTEFFQYKYFKPNSVLTFHFPTTPGIAEISFVTEGKSEAKLTVDNNNVAEMIQKWYLGGESAVSPTTVKSLADQFAPLLSA